The genomic window ACAATTGTCGGATATGTTACATACGTATACCCTGATCCGCTCGAACGATGGTCAGAAGGGAAAATGGAAAATTTAATCGAACTTGGCGCTATCGAAGTAATCCCTGAGTTTAGAGGGACTGGTACCGGTAAAAGCCTTTTAAAGGTGTCCATGATGGACGATGCAATGGAAGATTATATTATTATTACAACTGAATATTATTGGCATTGGGATTTAAAAGGCACAGGGTTAAATGTATGGGAGTATCGAAAGGTCATGGAGAAAATGATGAATGCAGGCGGACTGGAATGGTATGCAACAGATGACCCAGAAATCAGTTCTCATCCAGCTAACTGTTTAATGGCAAAAATCGGCAAAAGGGTCGACCTTGACTCTGTTCAGAAATTTGACCGCCTCCGGTTTATGAATCGTTTTATGTATTAATAGAAAAGCGGAGAGTGCCTGCTTAAAAAGGGAACGCAGACTAAGAACGCCACGTCCTGTGGCAACGTCTGCATGACCCGCATCCTTCCGGCCTCAAGCATAAGACGAGCAGACAAGAAGGTTGCACTTTACCTTCTTGACTGTTTGGCTTATGACCTCGAGCCGATGGCACTCGGAGCTAGACATAGAAAATGGGGGATATAGAAATGATTGTCGAGGAAATTATGCGGACGGAAGTTGTGGCATTGTCGAAGGATGATAGCATAGCAAAAGCTATCAAACTAATGGACGAGAAGAAAATTCGCCACCTGCCTATAATTGATGAAAATCAGTACTTAATTGGATTAGTAACGGATCGAGATATACGTGATGCCACTCCTTCCATTCTTTTTGAAACCGAAAAATTTAAAGAACTTTTACAAAATCCTTTAAAAATGATCATGAAAACGGATATTATCACTGGACATCCCCTCGATTTTGTTGAGGAAGTATCTGGGATTCTTTACGAGCACCGAATTGGCTGTCTTCCAATTTTAAAGGAAGATAAGCTTGTTGGAATTGTCACAGAAACAGATTTACTAAGGACATTGGTTGAATTAACAGGTGCCCATCAGCCAGGCTCGCAAATAGAGGTAAAAGTACCAAATAAAGCTGGAATGCTTTATGAAATAACGACTGTCATTCGAAATCGT from Bacillus sp. DTU_2020_1000418_1_SI_GHA_SEK_038 includes these protein-coding regions:
- a CDS encoding GNAT family N-acetyltransferase, giving the protein MEHRKTYNAKELKTPKGSLIIEGPISPEKLADLEFHKDLVAFRPPEQQKKALIEIAGLPEGRIIIARYRDTIVGYVTYVYPDPLERWSEGKMENLIELGAIEVIPEFRGTGTGKSLLKVSMMDDAMEDYIIITTEYYWHWDLKGTGLNVWEYRKVMEKMMNAGGLEWYATDDPEISSHPANCLMAKIGKRVDLDSVQKFDRLRFMNRFMY
- a CDS encoding acetoin utilization AcuB family protein: MIVEEIMRTEVVALSKDDSIAKAIKLMDEKKIRHLPIIDENQYLIGLVTDRDIRDATPSILFETEKFKELLQNPLKMIMKTDIITGHPLDFVEEVSGILYEHRIGCLPILKEDKLVGIVTETDLLRTLVELTGAHQPGSQIEVKVPNKAGMLYEITTVIRNRKANIQSVLVYPDKKDEKYKIIVLRVQMMNPLSIIKDLQDAGHQVLWPNDPGQSS